The following is a genomic window from Antechinus flavipes isolate AdamAnt ecotype Samford, QLD, Australia chromosome 3, AdamAnt_v2, whole genome shotgun sequence.
CTTAACgccctgggcctcagttccctcctctgtaaaatgagacatttagGCTAAATGACCTCTAACATCTTTTCCAAGCCATGGAGCTGTGCTTTAGAATGTCATTGTCTTGCTCTGTTTCCCTGTGGAAGGCCTGAAATCagtactctttcttttcttctcccccaagTGGTGATGTCTGCCTTCTCACCCAGCTGTCTCTTTCCATGTGTCTCTCTGATAGATACCCCTGTCGGCTtgctctccatctctgtctctgtcttccctgCTCATCTTTTGTCTCTGATGcgctctcctctctccccccttctttccAACCCCCCTCCACAGCATCATTCTTGCACGACTCTGACTCAGAATCTCCCTCCGTGGCTCCATGCCcgccttctctttccccctgtccccctctccctctcctctctccctccttcccaccacatGTCTCTTCCCTGTGGGTGGGCCCCTTTCTGTGAGTCCTCATCTTTCTGTGGGTGTCTTTGCTCCCCATATCTGCATGGTTCTGTCTGTGTATCGGGATCTCCTCTTAGTGTCTCTCCGGCTTGGTCTcctcttattcccttccccccttttccaggctctgtctctctccatggTTCTATCTGTAAGTCATCTGTGTCTCATGTCCCTGAGTTTGTCTTTCTGTCAGTCACCCTGTCTTCCTGTCCTGCCTGTGTCCCCGTCTCTTCCTCGATCTCCTCCACTCTCCCTGTGTGGGACACTTTCAGTCATCTCATGAAAATCTCCATTTTGGggcctcttcccttccctcaccccaAGTCTATGTGTCTCAggttctctgtgtctctctcattgTCTTTGTCGTTCCTAGGTTCACTTTTAATGTCCCCACAGATCTCTGGCTCCCCATCTGAGATTCCCGGTCTTCCCATCTTTGGGCCTTCCCTGTTCTCAAGGGAAGGGGTGAGGGCGGGCTGAGGACTTGGGCAGCCCCTCTTGGCTTTTGGGGCCTGGCTCTCTCTCCCTGCTCTAGCTCCCTTTCTGCCTTACTGGCCGCCGGCCTCTGTCATCGCCAGGTCTCTTTATTTTCCGAAGGTCTCGTTTGTCTCCATTGCCAGGGCTCTGTGCCTCGCGCTTCTTCCATCGATAGCATCTTTCTCGGTGTCACTGGGTCACTCCGCCTCTCTCTGTTTCAGGGCTCTCGGGGTACCCTCCTCCTTCGGGCAGTGCCTGCAGGGGGCGCCTGTCTTAGCCACAATAGGGGTGGACGAGTGGGAGGGAAgctctggggttggggggggggacttTTTCTTCGTTTTGCCCCAGAAGGAGCCAGGGGGCGCCCTCCAGGGCCCGGGCTAACcagctcccctcccctccttcagGCTGCAGGAGGCCCGGGCACTGCTGCAGCGCCGCCGACCCCGAGGGCCCGGACATAGGGGCCTTCTGCGGCTGAGCCGCCAGCTGGAGAGAGCGGCCGCTGCTCCTGCCCGGGCCCCCGGTAAGCTGTTCggcccctcctttctcctctccaggGACCGATAAGGCCGTCTGGTTCCCACGCCCTGCATTGTCCAAGGGGAAACCCCTAGGGACCGTGAGCGTGGGTGGCGCCGCCGTCCCGGGCCTGGGGTGCCCTCTCCCGGGCCTTGGCGACCCCTTTCCCCAAGCCTCAGGGGACCcagggttgggggtggggtgggtggaCAGGAGTCCGGGACTCTTCACGCCCTTCTCTTaactctctcttttccctcccccaggGCGAGAGCTGAGGGACCCTGGCATCCGGCCCTTCTCTCAAGGTGGCTCCGTGACAGCGGGTGTGGGGGAGGGAGGTAAGGTgcggggcggggggagggagatTTTTGTCAGGGAAGACGTTGTCCAGAGCCGCTGACCCACGGGGCGGCCGGCCCAGGGAGCGgaccccacccccacccattTAACCCTTTCCTCGTCGCCAGCGAGGGAACTCGCAGTCCGAGTCCCGCTCCAACTCCCAAGGGGAAAGGCAGGCAGGAAAGAAAGCGGGTCCCGAGCCGGCCCGGCTGGCTAGGGAGCGAGGGGCGTCTGGCGGAACCCCAGTCCAGACAACAAAGGGGATTGTGAAGCCGCGACGGCGGCGCCGGTGGAAGGGTCTGGTCTGATTGCGGGACcgggggaagaaaagaggaagtggGGGTGTGTGTGAAGGAGAGACCCGGCGGCGCGGCCAGGAAAACTGGGAACCCTGCCTCGACCTCCGGGTTGGTCCAGCTTCCCCCAGGGCCCCTGCCTTCAGCCCCTCAAAACATCTGTAGCCCCAGAATCTTCTCCAGCTGTGCCGCCCTGCTGCCAGTTCCTTCCCTCAGCTGTAGCCCTCTCGGGCCCCAGATGTGCCCTTAGAGGCGCTGGACGCCCGACTTCTTAGTCCAGCAGTGTTCAGTCTCCTCGACCTCAAATGTACCCCCCCCCATTGCCTGCCCCCCGCCGGGACTTTGCCTTCTAACGGTACCTAGTCCTCTCTCCAGCTGTGTGGAGcggaatggggagggggggagtttCCAGGTGTGCGCCCCAAGGTCAGCTCTTGGATCATACCCCAGGAAGCGCTTCGGGGTCCCCGGCGACCCCACCTGTTCCCCACCCTCCCAACCACTTGTCGCAGCTGGGCTGGGCTAGGCTTGGCCtgaattggggtgggggggagcgcGGGGGGccgggaaggaaggaggaaggggagggaatgggTTGGGAAAAGCAGTGTGTGTGAGTGGGGAGGGGGGCGGTGATCCGGCCCGCGCTCTCCCCCGCGTCGCGCACAAACATTGGTGTTGGCACGGAGCCCGGCCCCACGCGCCCCCGTGCGGTTGCCAAAGAGCCGGGAGGGGGTTGGCCCGACTGGGTTGGgctgggccgggccgggccgggccgggccgggccaggCTGGGCTGGGTTGGGCGGGGGCGCGTGGGGCCGCCCCCTCCCCGGTCCATCCCCCTCCCCTCtgttctcctcccttcccctccctttccctcccctcccctccccgcaCTGCGCAGCGCTAGCTGCTGTCTGGGCTTGGGCCCCTCGGGCGGGCGGCGAGGCAGCACAGTGCGCAGCTATGGCGGGCGCCCGGCAGCCCCGGCGCCTAGTGCTCCTAGTGCTGTCGCTGCTGCCTTTGCTGCCCGGCCCGGCCGCCCGGCCCCGCGAGCGGCTCCGAGTACTCTTCACCCCGGCTGTGTGCCGCCTGCGCTGCACCGGGAATCGCTGCGTGCCCCACTGCGTGCGCGCCAACACCACGAGCGTGGAGAGCGGCGCCCCTGGCGGGGCACCGCCCGCGGGGCCAGGCTTCCGAGTGTGTGAGTGCCAGTCCGAGGACGGGGCCGGGACTGGGGGACAGGGAAGGGAGCCGGGAGCCCCACAGAGGAGGGAGCAGGGTGCCTCCAGGTTGGAGCAGGATAGTCCTAGAGCAAAGGCGCAGAAGAGGGAGCCAGACACCCTTTGCCAGGGGCAGGGAGCTACAAAGGAAAGGAAGCAGGATGCCCGTAGAGGGGGCAGGGAGCAACATAGTGAAGGGGCACAAGGGAGAGAAGTTTCTCCGCTTAAGGTCGGCCCTGAGCCTCCGAAAAGGCAGGGAGCCTTCGGAGGACAAAgggggcttcctggaggaggatCCGGCATTCTCAGGAGGCATCGGGGAGGTAGGACGTCCAAGCGTCCCTTTGCAGGCTATGAGACCCTGGGTGAAAGTGGGATTGCACACCTCAGAGAGGACCTTGAAGGGGGATTACAGATGTGCTCCTTCGAAGAAGAGCCTGGGGCCCAGGGAGAGCCCTCTGGCTTGACTCTCCCGACTGGGAGGCGGAATTGAGTGCTCCCCTCAGGTGCCAGCTAGGTGAACGAAGAAGGCCTTGGTAGGGAGTAGGGTGGGCAATGAGGACCACAGTTCCTGGGACGGCAAGGGGACTTTCAGCTGAGAGTAAATCCACCCCTACGTAGCTCCCCAGTCCACCTGTCCCTCTCGGTGGAGGGCAGGAGGGCGGATGGGGCGGGATTGACCCGGGCTGGGCACTGGACACCTGCCTTGCTCGGCCACCCTTTCTCCCCAGGCTTCGATTCCCCTCGGCGGGACGTCGCTGCGCCTTGCCGTGCCTCGGCTTGTGGAGCGAGGGGAGCGGGGAGCTTAGTTCCCCCATCCCGAACCTCGCTCTCTACCCCAGCTTTGCGCCTCTCCCCATCGCCTAGCTTGCCCCCGGGGGTGGCCCCCAGCCTCAGAGACTGCGGCAGCCGGCGAGAAGGGAGCTGGGGGCCCCCCGGGCGCCGGGAACAGGCCAGGCCTGGCCCGGCTCCAGACCCGGCCGGCGTGAGCTCATCTCCCGTTCGGCCCCCGCCCCTTTCCCCCGCCCCTGCCTTACAGACCCAACCCGGGGGGCCCCGGGGGAGCCAGGCGTTCAGGCCCACGATGCCAGCTCTCGTGCCAGGGGCTGAACCCTGAGACGTTGCCAGAATCCCCTGGCCTCTTGCCTGGAGAGGCAGGCGCAGTCGGGCTGCTGGAAGGGCCGGGCCTGACCTTACCAAGACCCCGGCATCTTCAGCCCCcagcccctcctctccccctcctcccaaagGGGCGGGAGGAATTGGCACTACCCCCGAGGAGCGCCCCGCCCATGGCGTGGGCCTGGCCCGTGGGAGCGGGGCTTTGCTGGCGCCAAGAACAACGGGGAAGAATTTCCACCGGACCCCTCCCGCCCCTGCGCCCgcctcccccccttcccttcccctccgaGACCCCAGTTTACGGCACCAACACCAACTCTGATCTCCGGAACTGAAATCCCTGCCCGCTAGAGTTTGGCTGGAGTACCGTCCCGCCTCTTGCCCAGAGATCCCCTCGCTTCCCTTCGCCCTCTTCACTGTGagattctctccccctccttcttctcccccgtcccccattccccccccccccagcaaccAAACTCTTAGTCCTAGCGCCTCCTCCACTCCTTGAGACCCAGGACCCCAGAGTTCCGCCCCCACTCCGGGCTTGGCTGGCCCCCGCCCGGCCCCACCCCACAGCTGTCTCCAGCTGTTGCCGCTGGCGGCTTCGGGGGCTCCCGTGGGGGAAGAGGCCGgcgggggagaaaggggagagaggaagattcAGGGCAGGACCCGCCTCTGGTCCCCCGGAGCGCCAAACAGCTGCCCACAGCTGGGTCCTGCTGGGCACGGGGCTCCAAGAAGGAAGGGGCAGAGGCGGAAAAGCCAGCTTTTCGGGGGGATAGGTTTGCACCCCTCAAGGCCCCCACGCTGAGCCAGGGGAATGTGGAGCCGCCCTCTTTGCCTCCACCGCCTTTGTTTACCCGTCCTCACCACTGGCGGCACCGCGCCCAGATGTCCCTGCGTGCGGGAGCTGGGCCCGATGTCCCATCTGGGGACCACGCGTTCTCCCTCCCGGGGTGCAGCTGGCGGAGAGAGCTAAGCCGTagagtggggtgggggaggagcgGCTGACGGAAGAGGACAtttggattgtgtgtgtgtggtggtggGGACTGTGGAAGGGGTGCTCAGCTTCTTCGAAGGGATGGAGGACAGGCTCGTCTGGCTCCTTTGAGGAGCAGAGGAAAgaactgggagaaaggaaaaagtcgGGTTCTTGGACAAAAGGAGGGGGGAACCGAGAAGAGGCTGGGGAGGGGGTACGGATTTCTGGCAGAGGGAGGCGGGGAGGGGCGGGGGCGTGACCCGccccttccatccttccctaGTCTTGTGTCCACTCTTGTGCCATAACGGGGGGGTGTGCGTGAAGAAGGACCGCTGCCTTTGCCCCCCGGACTTCACGGGCAAGTACTGCCAGCTGCCTGCCTCTCGCACGCGCCACGAGGCCCCTCCGCCTCCCCCACCTGGGGTCACCAAGTCGGTGTATACGCTGCCTCTGGCCAACCACCGGGAGGAAGAGGATGGTGAGGGCGGGAGAGAGAACACGCCCACAAAACAGCCACTTCTCTGGGTCGGGCAGCGGGAGGGGAAGTGACGGGGCTCTCAGAGGTGGGGGTGCAGTGGAGACAGGTCCAGGCCGGGTGGAAGAAGGCCTGCGTCCTCCCCAGGAGCTCCCCGGCCCTGGGTGTAGCCTTAGCCAAACTGTTCTGGGCCCGAGTTGTCCTAGCCGTAGGGCCGCATAAAAGGCACCTATGACATGTGAGGTCACGGGAAAAGAGCTGCCTTCAGactttggtctcagtttccctgtctgtaagGTGAAGGGCTTGGACTCAATGATTtccagtctcttccagctctaaatgctCTCTTCCCAACTTTCACTTATGTAATCTTAAGATCCGATTAATGCATTTGGGAGCCCTCTTCCCAGTTCACTGGCCTTAGTTTCCCCACCTGTGAAATTTCTTCAAAGTCCTTCCTAGCTTTCCATTCTTATGTAAAGAATGTTGTCCCTCCATTCTCTCTGGTGGGTTCCCAAGACCTGCTCTCCCCGAAGGCACTTAGGTTTCTCCCATGGGACCCCCACTTCCCACCCCGGGCTGGGTCACCGCCAGTCTTGGCTCAGCATGTGTTCACTCTCCTCTGACACCCGTCCCCACCCCAGGCGTGGCGTCCCTGGTGAGCGTCCATGTGGAACACCCTCAGGAGGCTTCAGTCATCATCCACCAAGTGGAGCGTGTGAGCGGCCCAGGGCCCAGCCTGGGCCCCGAGGAGTCGGGAGCTACGGGCCAAAGCCAGGCCCGGGCCTCGGGGGTGCCTTCGGACCGCGCCGCCTTGTACACGGTGCTGGCCCAGAGCAGCCCCCggggtgaggaggaggaaggtggCGGGTACACCGACACCTCGGGCTTCGGCTACTGCTTCCGCCAACTCCGCGAAGGCGAGGTGAGCCGCGGGGCTGGGCCCCCACCTCGGGAGGGCAGAGAAGGCGCCCGGCAGCGCCGAGCCCCTCCCTTTGTTCTTTGCAGTGCGCCTCCCCGCTGCCAGGGCTGCGAACTCAGGAGGTCTGCTGTCGAGGGGCTGGCTTGGCCTGGGGAGTTCACAATTGCCAGCCCTGCTCCGAGCACCTAAGTAAGAAGGGAGCTGGCCTGGGTGGGCACGAGCCCCCCAGGCCGCTGTGCCCCCTCCCTGCCCTCGCCCACTGCCAGAAGGCGCCAGGTGCCCCCCCTCCCACCTAGCCCAGCCTTCGCGCCCCCAGCGGGCGTTGTAAGTCGAAAGTTGTCCCTTTCGCTTCTCGTCCCCTCCGGGCAGAGGGAGGCCTGTTCGCAACAAGCCCCGCCCCCCTCCCGACTTTCTCTGGCCCGGGGCCGGGCTCAAGCAcgctctctttcttttccccaggcGGCGTAGGCCGGGTGGGCTCCTCGGACGCAGCGTGCCCCACGGGCTTTGAAAGAATCAACGGCTCCTGCGTCGGTGAGGGGGTACTCGAgcgtgggggtgggggtggggggctccCGGAAACGGGACTGGCCAGAGCCCGCGGGACGGGACGGGCGCAGGGGCTCCTCCAGACCGCCTGCccccatttccccctcccccttcctagACGTGGATGAGTGCTCCGAGCCGGGTCGCTGCCAACACGGGGAGTGCGCGAACACTCGCGGCGGCTACACGTGCGTGTGTCCCGATGGCTACCTGCTCGATTCTTCCCGGAGCAGCTGCATCTGTGAGAGAGCCCACCTCGGCTTCCTCCGCTCCTCCCTCCGGGAGCCGCTCACCCCTAACCCCCAATCCCAAGCTCCGCCCCACTCCTTTCCCAAAGCCCACCCTGCCCTTCTCAACCGCCCTAGTTCAGCACCAAGCCCAGCCCTCGAATGCCCCTGAAACCAAGATCCTCTGCTCATCCGACGCCATGCCCTCCTTTACTCTGCTCCAAGTCCCGCCCCCATTCCAAAACCCTGCCTCCGATTCACTCCGGGCcgctcccttccctccctctcccctctcgtCTCCCTCTTCCCAAAGTTGGCCCTCTGACCCGGGACTCTGGCCCCCGGCTCTTCTCTAGCCCAGCATGTGATCTCAGAAGCAAAGGGCCCTTGCTTTCGGGTACTCAGGGCTGGAGGCTGTTCGCTGCCCATCCTGCGCAATATCACCAAACAAATCTGCTGCTGTAGTCGGGTGGGCAAGGCCTGGGGCCATAGCTGCCAGCTGTGCCCACCTTTTGGCTCAGGTGGGCTTCGGGATTGCCCTGTAACCTGGTCTCTGTATCCTCATTCTACATCCTGCCCTCCCTCCACCATTACCTCAGCCTCCACCACTACCTCAGCCTCCAGCATCCTCTAAATCCTCCACTGATCATCCTGACTTCAATTCCCACATCCTGAGGGATTGCCCTGACCTGTAGTCACACATCCAGCCCCCAGGTCACCCGAACCCCGCGTCCTGGCTAGTTCTGCACCCCAGGTCCCTTCCCATCTCACAGACTGGCCACTCACAAAGTGATTGGAGCCATTTTACCCAGTAACACCTCCTCTAGGACCTATGCTCATGTGCATCTTTGTGCACCCAGCTCCCAGTCTGTCTCATATACCCCAGATCGATACCTCTACTAGTCCTGCTGTTTCTGTCtcctcatctctctttctctctctgtgtctctgtctctcgttctctctctttttattttccttcgcTGACCTGCTCCCTCCACCCATTTCCATGTCTCCTACAGAGGGTTTCAGAGAGATATGTCCAGCTGGCCCTGGTTATCATTACTCAGCCTCTGACCTCAGATACAACACTCGCCCCTTGGGCCCGGAACCACCCCGAGTACCCATCAGTCAGCCCCGGGTGCCTCCACCTGCCAGCTCAGCACCCCCAGTCTGGGTTCCTACGGGTAAGCTCTGAGTCTTTGAATCTCTCCATCCGCCCTGAACTAGGTGATAGGCAAAAATGGAGGATTCCCAATGCTGGGGAATGAGAGGAAGGCATGGATGGCATCAAGCACCACTGGCCCCCTTGTGCTATGATCTTGACCTGACTCTTCACTGATTTCCTTGTACAGTTGTCTGGAGCTATCCACCTACTTCCCGCCCGGAGCCCAGACCCAGACCCCGGCCTCAGCCCCAGCCTAGGCCCGAGGAACCCCTGCCCACTGTCCCCATTCAACCAATCCCTGAAGTTCCTGAAAGAGGTAAGGAGCCCCAGATGATGGGTGAACTGGGATGAGAACTCTAAGTGGAGAAGGGAGCGGAGGGGCAGAGGTTCTGGGAGCCTAAAAGAGCTTAAGGGGAGAGGGAATGAGAAGCCCATTTAATGGGGAAGGAGACTGGGCACAGAGCTGAGGCAAGACCCTGATTCTTGGCTGGTCCGCCAGGTCCACTGGCAAGAGGCGTGTGTCAGCGGAATCCCCAGATCTGTGGTCCAGGGCGCTGTATCCCCCGCCAGGGCGgttatacgtgtgtgtgtgacTCGGGCTTCTGGCTCAGCACCCATGGCACACACTGCATCGGTGAGCCTGGGGACAAAGGTGGCAGGATGGGGATCCTGGAGGGAGGAGGGCCCATCACTTCTGACTCCTCTGACTTGACCTCCCTTCCCTGTCCACTTCTCTGGGACAGATGTAGATGAGTGCCGCCAGATACCCAGACCCTGTGCCCATGGGCGCTGTGAGAATTCAGCAGGCAGCTACCGCTGTATCTGTGCCCCTGGTTTCTATGCCAATCCACAAGGCACTGAATGTCAGGGTGAGTTTTTGTCCTTTCCAACCGCTATGACCAACTCTGGGGTTAGGGGGGAGCAATAGATGTAGGATATCCCCAAAGGCCACACCTGGGCCTGAGACGGAAGCTGGAATTGTTAGCCCCCGCCCACTTCTGCTGCCCGGCTCCACTCCCATCCTTCGGTTTGCAGATATAGACGAATGCGTCCAGCAGCCCTGCACCAACGGGCGTTGCGAGAACACTCCCGGCAGCTATCTGTGCGTTTGTCCGGCTGGGTACAAGGCTGCTCCCCATGGAGCTGGCTGCCAAGGTAAGGTGGGGGGGATCGGCAGGCAGCTGGACAAAGGAAATGGGGGAGGGACACCGAGGGCCACGAGGATATGGAGGCTAGGGGATACACAGGGTGGACATGGGAAGTAGGAGCTTGGGTTTGAGGGACAAAGTAGGGCACTGAGAGTGGTCTTCGAAGCATCGGGCCTCTTGTGGAGGCTCTGCGGTCAAAGTCGGGTTGAGTTCTCAGGCTGGCCGAGGGATCCCGTGGGTCCTTGGAGAGCAAAAAGGCTTCCTGAGACGTCCACGTGGACTGGTGATGAAGTGAGTTCTGTCTCCTTTCTCAGACATCAACGAATGTGCCCAGAGCCCGGGGCCCTGTGGTTGGGGCCACTGCGAAAATCTGCCTGGCTCTTACCGCTGTTCCTGTCCACCCGGCTTCCAAGGCCCCGAGTGTGAAGACATAGATGAGTGTGCCCGGGACCCCCCTCCCTGTGGGCCCGGCCGGTGCGACAACACAGCTGGAAGCTACCACTGTGCCTGCCCTGCCGGATATCGTTCCCACGGGCCCGGAGCACCATGTGTTGGTATGATCCTCACTGCCCCTTCTGCTCCCCAGTACTGTCCCCCACGCTTTTTCTCCTATTAGGTGgagggatcatagatttaagagCTAGGAGGGAACTTAGGGGGCAtcattgacagatgaggaaactgagtcttatcTAGATCACGTGACctgccagaatcacacagctggcgTCAAAACCCAGTTCCCGGTTCTGACTCCAAAGCCGACACTCTACCCAGTGCTCCTCGTTGCCCCATTTCTTCCCTGGCCCATCTCCTGACATCCCCTTTACTGGGCCAGCCTAGGAAAAGCACATAAGCCCCCTCCCATTTCTCAGCCTTGGTTCCTCCATCTAAAAGAATGGGACATAATGGACTTGGAAACTCTAAGAGTCATTGTAGTTCTGAACTTCTGCTGAAAAGGAGACCAGGAAAGGgctctcagacacttgctagctgtgtaatactggacaagtcccttcagctgtctgagcctcagtttccctatatgtaaaacagagataaagcCTTATAATGTGATAAGAGTAGAACTCAGTAAAGCTATTATTGTAAGGGGCTTCCCTATAAGGTCACAGTAAATATGGAGGCTGGGATTGGAAACTGCATTTCTTGGCTCCAAGCCCAGTCTCTTCATTACCATTACACTGGAAACGGTAATATTACTATCTGTAtcatggtggggggaggggagggagaagagcaaTTGTACTCAATAGTTGCCCCTTGGATGGAGTGGAGGATGGACTATGTTTCAGGCAAATTATTGAAGTGGAGACTGGCATCTTACTGGGGATTCTGGCTTCTAACTCCTTGTTCAGTCCCTGGCCCTCGGTGTGATTCTGGGGAAAGCTCTTTGtctcactgagcctcagtttccctgtctgtaaaatgagacggGTTCTCTGGATGCTCTAAGAGCTCATCCCAtcaggatggagggaagggggcGGTGGCCAACCTCGGGAAGACCCTGCCAGGGTGTGCTTGCGAGTGGGAGGGGGTCTCTAGGCCCCGCGGCCCACCTATGCCGTCTCATCTCCCGCAGACGTGGATGAGTGCCAGCGAAGTCCCTGCAGCTACGGGCGCTGCGAGAACGTGGACGGCTCCTACCTGTGTACCTGCCCCACTGGCTTCCGGCTCAACGCCGCGAGCCAGGCTTGTGAGGGTGAGGGGGCGGGGCTTAAAGGAAGGGGCGGGCCTTGGGCGTCCCGAGGGCGGGGCTCATGCCCTGCCTCTGCGCCTTCTTTTCCCCCAGATATTGATGAATGTGAAAATCACGTGGCTTGCCCAGGACAGGAATGTGTCAACTCCCCGGGATCCTTCCAATGCCGGGCGTGTCCCGCCGGCCACCGGCTGCTCCAGGGCCGCTGCGCTGGTGAGATCGGCAGCGGCCCGGGACTTTTTTCACACCCAAGCCACCCAGTTGAGACACTTGTGCTGCTGACTTAGGGCCTGAGGCACATTCTCCTCCCGCTCCCATCCCTCTGACTGGGAAGACCTGAACAGTGTCCCCCACAGCCTGTGATTGAACCCCAGACCTTTCAGCCTTCTGCTCTGGGGACCCGGTGACCCCCCCCATCCTCCCCACGGGAAAGCCCTGGAACATctgcccttcccccctccccatcttgTGATCTGGACCCAGCCCTTCAGACCTCTGACCCAGAGACCTATGAGGAGATTCTGGAGCATCATCCCGGGCCTTCAATCCCTCTGACCGAGGCACAAGCCCATCGTCCTCCATCTCTCCCGATTTGGGGAGCCCAGGCCCCCAGGAGCCCCAGattccttccttcactccctcAGTTTGTTCTTgaggcctccccctccccctcccgggTGTCCAGCACTAGAGCCTCACATCCTGGCGTTCCTTGTTTTCAGACGTGGATGAGTGCAGCTCAGGTGCCCCCTGCGGACCCCACGGGCACTGCACCAACACGGACGGTTCCTTCCGTTGCAGTTGCGAGCCTGGCTACCGGCTCCCACCGGGCGGGCGACCCGGTCCTTGTGCAGGTGGGCAGGGGCATGGGGAGTCCGCGGCTGTCCGGCAGAGGCCCGGGGCTTCACAGCCCtcacctttcccctctccctgcTGCCTTCCCTAGATGTGAACGAGTGCCTGGAGGGAGACTTCTGCTTTCCCCACGGCGAGTGTCTCAACACCGACGGCTCCTTTGCTTGCACGTGTGCTCCGGGTTACCAGACGGGGCCCCGCGGATCCTCCTGTATCGGTAGGCGGGCCCTAGAACGGAAGCGAGCTTTGGAGGGACCCAGCCTGGAGCCTCGTGGGAGGAATCAGAATGTGGGCATCCTAGTCAGCGATGGGACCCAGCCTGGGGGCAGAACCGAGATCTGGGACTGGGACGGGGTCAGAGGGGATCGTTGGAGAAGCTTAGATGGGATAAGGGAGGAGGATTCATCCTTGCGCTTCCTTTCTCCCGCTGTCCCCTAGACGTGGACGAGTGCCGAGACGAGAGCCTGTGTCAGGGAGGCCTTTGCACCAACACCGACGGCTCCTTTGAGTGCGCCTGTCCTCCGGGATACCGCGCCAGTGCCGACCTCACTTCCTGCCTCGGTGATTGCCcgtccttcccctttcccccaaggCCTGGGGCTTTAGATCTCCCAGTGACTGACCCAGCCCGGGGCTGTGTTGTGTCCCCGCAGATGTGGACGAATGCCGCGAAGGAGGGTCGGCCCTGTGTGGGACTCAGCGCTGCGAGAACTCCCCAGGCTCCTATCGCTGCGTCCGGGACTGCGACCCGGGTTACTTCGCAGGTCCCGAAGGCAACTGTGATGGTGAGAAAGCCCGCGGACCCCTTTTGTGCCCAGGATAGCCCCTCCCCCGCCCGGAGGGACAAGGGGGCAAACTGGGACGGAGCAGGTCGCGCCTCCCCGGGCCTGACGTTCTGTCTGGGAGAGTTACCGCAGAC
Proteins encoded in this region:
- the LTBP4 gene encoding latent-transforming growth factor beta-binding protein 4 isoform X2; the encoded protein is MAGARQPRRLVLLVLSLLPLLPGPAARPRERLRVLFTPAVCRLRCTGNRCVPHCVRANTTSVESGAPGGAPPAGPGFRVFLCPLLCHNGGVCVKKDRCLCPPDFTGKYCQLPASRTRHEAPPPPPPGVTKSVYTLPLANHREEEDGVASLVSVHVEHPQEASVIIHQVERVSGPGPSLGPEESGATGQSQARASGVPSDRAALYTVLAQSSPRGEEEEGGGYTDTSGFGYCFRQLREGECASPLPGLRTQEVCCRGAGLAWGVHNCQPCSEHLSGVGRVGSSDAACPTGFERINGSCVDVDECSEPGRCQHGECANTRGGYTCVCPDGYLLDSSRSSCISQHVISEAKGPCFRVLRAGGCSLPILRNITKQICCCSRVGKAWGHSCQLCPPFGSEGFREICPAGPGYHYSASDLRYNTRPLGPEPPRVPISQPRVPPPASSAPPVWVPTVVWSYPPTSRPEPRPRPRPQPQPRPEEPLPTVPIQPIPEVPERGPLARGVCQRNPQICGPGRCIPRQGGYTCVCDSGFWLSTHGTHCIDVDECRQIPRPCAHGRCENSAGSYRCICAPGFYANPQGTECQDIDECVQQPCTNGRCENTPGSYLCVCPAGYKAAPHGAGCQDINECAQSPGPCGWGHCENLPGSYRCSCPPGFQGPECEDIDECARDPPPCGPGRCDNTAGSYHCACPAGYRSHGPGAPCVDVDECSSGAPCGPHGHCTNTDGSFRCSCEPGYRLPPGGRPGPCADVNECLEGDFCFPHGECLNTDGSFACTCAPGYQTGPRGSSCIDVDECRDESLCQGGLCTNTDGSFECACPPGYRASADLTSCLDVDECREGGSALCGTQRCENSPGSYRCVRDCDPGYFAGPEGNCDDVDECREYGPVLCGTQRCENTPGSYRCVPVCEPGYQPTPSGGCQDVDECRNRTFCGAHAMCQNLPGSFQCLCDQGYEGARDGRHCVDVNECETLQGVCGAALCENVEGSFLCVCPTSPDEFDPMTGRCVPPRPPARSSPQLPSNPGLPARPPPPPAPPRRPTAPRPGPGPGASSGRRECYYDTGAPDACDNILARNVTWRECCCTVGEGWGNGCRIQQCPGPETAEYQSLCPHGRGYLSPPGDPSVRRDVDECLLFGDQVCKSGVCVNTAPGYSCYCSNGYYYHTQRLECIDNDECADEEEACEGGQCVNTVGSYHCTCVPPLVLDGSRRRCVTNDSQSLDDNLAVCWQEVGPDLVCSRPRLDRQATYTECCCLYGEAWSMDCALCPARDSDDFEALCNVLRPPAYGPARPGGFGIPYEYGPDFGPGYGGLPYGPELYPPPPPPVPGLGYDPYPPPPGALPFPGPGSPYGPPPFEVPDFDSVAAGAYREPEGRPPLDSTARWRYRPRDTGGSFPEPEEEEEEEARAPYAAGRYEPFEGLQAEECGILDGCNNGRCIRVPEGYTCDCFDGYRLDMTRMACVDINECEEAEDRNSLCVNGRCLNSDGSFRCLCRAGYMPSHQPHRCVPARPQA